One genomic region from Opisthocomus hoazin isolate bOpiHoa1 chromosome Z, bOpiHoa1.hap1, whole genome shotgun sequence encodes:
- the ACAA2 gene encoding 3-ketoacyl-CoA thiolase, mitochondrial isoform X1 — protein sequence MGTTRRPLRRRLRVWGHRVSTPLAFCSRCGRSKPVAEGVFIVAAKRTPFGAYGGLLKDFSAIDLTEHAARAALAAGKVSPEIVDSVVVGNVMQTSADAIFIARHVGLRVGVPVAVPALTVNRLCGSGFQSIATGCQEICLNDSEVVLCGGGESMSQAPYAVRNVRFGTRLGAELKLEDTLWEGLMDTHVKIPMAITAENLAAKYNITREECDRYALKTQQRYKAAHEAGYFNAEMAPIEVKTKKGKESMQKDEHPKPQSTLEQLAKLPPVFKKDGTVTAGNASGVCDGGGAVIIASESALKKHALTPLARIVAYHSAGCDPSIMGIGPVPAITEVLKKAGLSLKDMDLVEVNEAFAPQYLAVEKVLGLDPEKSNVNGGAIAVGHPLGASGARITAHLVHELRRRGGKYAVGSACIGGGQGIAVLIENTA from the exons GTGTATTCATTGTTGCAGCGAAGCGAACCCCTTTCGGGGCCTACGGAGGTTTGCTGAAGGACTTCTCGGCCATCGATCTGACAGAACACGCTGCTCGAGCTGCGTTGGCTGCTGGCAAGGTCTCTCCGGAGATCGTCGACAGTGTCGTGGTCGGCAATGTCATGCAG ACCTCCGCAGATGCGATATTTATTGCGAGACATGTTGGTTTACGCGTGGGAGTTCCTGTCGCGGTCCCAGCCCTCACGGTCAACAGACTTTGTGGCTCTGGTTTCCAGTCCATTGCCACTGGATGTCAG GAAATTTGCCTGAATGACTCAGAAGTTGTTCTGTGTGGTGGAGGTGAAAGTATGAGCCAGGCTCCTTATGCAGTTCGAAACGTTCGATTTGGAACCAGATTAGGAGCAGAACTCAAG TTGGAAGATACATTGTGGGAAGGTCTAATGGATACGCATGTTAAAATCCCTATGGCAATTACGGCGGAGAATCTGGCTGCAAAATACAACATCACGCGAGAAGAATGTGACCGATACGCCCTCAAAACACAACAGAGATACAAAGCTG CTCATGAGGCTGGTTACTTCAATGCTGAGATGGCACCAATTGAAGTGAAGacaaaaaaggggaaggaaagcatGCAAAAGGACGAGCACCCAAAACCCCAGAGCACTCTGGAACAACTGGCAAAACTCCCACCTGTCTTTAAAAAGGATGGAACGGTGACTGCTGGGAATGCTTCA GGGGTGTGTGATGGAGGTGGTGCAGTCATTATTGCCAGTGAATCAGCACTGAAAAAACACGCTCTTACTCCTCTGGCAAGAATAGTAGCCTATCACTCAGCCGGCTGTGACCCTTCCATAATGGGCATAG GCCCTGTACCTGCAATTACCGAGGTTCTGAAGAAAGCAGGACTGAGCCTGAAGGACATGGATTTGGTAGAG GTGAACGAGGCATTTGCACCTCAGTATCTGGCTGTGGAAAAAGTTCTGGGCCTTGACCCGGAAAAATCCAATGTCAACGGAGGTGCCATCGCTGTAGGTCATCCTTTGGGTGCTTCAGGAGCACGGATCACAGCTCATCTGGTTCATGAATTAAG GCGTCGTGGTGGGAAATACGCGGTTGGCTCAGCTTGCATCGGCGGCGGCCAAGGTATTGCTGTTCTCATCGAGAACACAGCCTGA
- the ACAA2 gene encoding 3-ketoacyl-CoA thiolase, mitochondrial isoform X2 produces MALLRGVFIVAAKRTPFGAYGGLLKDFSAIDLTEHAARAALAAGKVSPEIVDSVVVGNVMQTSADAIFIARHVGLRVGVPVAVPALTVNRLCGSGFQSIATGCQEICLNDSEVVLCGGGESMSQAPYAVRNVRFGTRLGAELKLEDTLWEGLMDTHVKIPMAITAENLAAKYNITREECDRYALKTQQRYKAAHEAGYFNAEMAPIEVKTKKGKESMQKDEHPKPQSTLEQLAKLPPVFKKDGTVTAGNASGVCDGGGAVIIASESALKKHALTPLARIVAYHSAGCDPSIMGIGPVPAITEVLKKAGLSLKDMDLVEVNEAFAPQYLAVEKVLGLDPEKSNVNGGAIAVGHPLGASGARITAHLVHELRRRGGKYAVGSACIGGGQGIAVLIENTA; encoded by the exons GTGTATTCATTGTTGCAGCGAAGCGAACCCCTTTCGGGGCCTACGGAGGTTTGCTGAAGGACTTCTCGGCCATCGATCTGACAGAACACGCTGCTCGAGCTGCGTTGGCTGCTGGCAAGGTCTCTCCGGAGATCGTCGACAGTGTCGTGGTCGGCAATGTCATGCAG ACCTCCGCAGATGCGATATTTATTGCGAGACATGTTGGTTTACGCGTGGGAGTTCCTGTCGCGGTCCCAGCCCTCACGGTCAACAGACTTTGTGGCTCTGGTTTCCAGTCCATTGCCACTGGATGTCAG GAAATTTGCCTGAATGACTCAGAAGTTGTTCTGTGTGGTGGAGGTGAAAGTATGAGCCAGGCTCCTTATGCAGTTCGAAACGTTCGATTTGGAACCAGATTAGGAGCAGAACTCAAG TTGGAAGATACATTGTGGGAAGGTCTAATGGATACGCATGTTAAAATCCCTATGGCAATTACGGCGGAGAATCTGGCTGCAAAATACAACATCACGCGAGAAGAATGTGACCGATACGCCCTCAAAACACAACAGAGATACAAAGCTG CTCATGAGGCTGGTTACTTCAATGCTGAGATGGCACCAATTGAAGTGAAGacaaaaaaggggaaggaaagcatGCAAAAGGACGAGCACCCAAAACCCCAGAGCACTCTGGAACAACTGGCAAAACTCCCACCTGTCTTTAAAAAGGATGGAACGGTGACTGCTGGGAATGCTTCA GGGGTGTGTGATGGAGGTGGTGCAGTCATTATTGCCAGTGAATCAGCACTGAAAAAACACGCTCTTACTCCTCTGGCAAGAATAGTAGCCTATCACTCAGCCGGCTGTGACCCTTCCATAATGGGCATAG GCCCTGTACCTGCAATTACCGAGGTTCTGAAGAAAGCAGGACTGAGCCTGAAGGACATGGATTTGGTAGAG GTGAACGAGGCATTTGCACCTCAGTATCTGGCTGTGGAAAAAGTTCTGGGCCTTGACCCGGAAAAATCCAATGTCAACGGAGGTGCCATCGCTGTAGGTCATCCTTTGGGTGCTTCAGGAGCACGGATCACAGCTCATCTGGTTCATGAATTAAG GCGTCGTGGTGGGAAATACGCGGTTGGCTCAGCTTGCATCGGCGGCGGCCAAGGTATTGCTGTTCTCATCGAGAACACAGCCTGA